CTTCGACTATGGTGACGTCCACGCCGAAGGATTTCCAGACGGAGGCGAATTCGACGCCGATGACGCCGCCGCCGAGGACAATCACGCTCTTGGGCACGTAATCCATGGTGAGCGCCTGGTCGGAGGTGATGACCTTGCCGCCGATTTCCAGGCCTGGCAGGCTGCGGGAGTAGGATCCGGTGGCGAGGACGATGTTCTTGCCGGTGTAGTCCACGCCGTTCACTGTGACGGTGTTGGCCGCGGTGAGCTTGCCCTCACCGTCGATGACGGTGATGCCCTTGCCCTTGATCAGGCCCTGCAGGCCCTTGTACTTGCCGGCGACAATGCCGTCCTTGTACGCGTTGACGGCGTTCATGTCGATGCCGGTCAGCTCCACGTTAACGCCAACCTTGGCGCCGTCGCGGGCGTGGTCGGCAACCTCTGCAGAGTGCAGCAGGGCCTTAGTGGGGATGCAGCCGTTGTGGAGGCAGGTGCCGCCCAGCTTGTTCTTTTCCACCAATCCCACGGTCAGCCCCAATTGGACGGCACGCAGGGCCGCGGCGTATCCGCCACTGCCACCGCCGAGAATCAGGATGTCGAATTCTTGCCCAGCTGCCTGTTCGGCCACTTAGACGCTCCCTCGCGTTCGGATGGCGCACGTGTTCGCGCCATCGCACTTTTTGTTGTTGCGGGGCTGCCGCATGCGTAAGTGGCAGCCCCGCTTGTGTCCTGTGACGATATAGGCCAAGGACAAATACGTTCAGCAATCACCTTAGCGCCCAGATGTTTCATGCTCCACCTCGGCACTGTCACAGTAAAGCCGTTTGTGGTCATACTCACTGTGTGGTTGGACACCGGGCGCCGGCGCCAACCACACAGTCCCTGCTAAGCACCGTGCCTGTTAAACGCTGCGGGCCACCACGTCCTCGACGTAGGCCACGAGGGTGCGCACGGCCATGCCGGTGCCCTGCTTCGGGGTGTAGCCATAGGGGGAGCCCTCGTTGAAGGCGGGCCCGGCAATGTCCAGGTGGGCCCATGGAATGGTCGTCCCGTTCCTGTCCTTGCCGATGAACTCCTGTAGGAACACCGCTGCAGTCATCATGCCGCCCATGCGCTCACCAATGTTGGCCAGGTCCGCCACGGGCGAATCCAGCGTGGGGCGAAGCTCCTCCGGCAGCGGCATGGGCCACACCAGCTCGCCGGCCCTGTCGGCGGCGGCCTTCAGGGCCGCGCTGACGCCGTCGTCCCCCATGACACCGGCGGTCCGGTGCCCCAGGGCCACCACCTGCGCGCCGGTCAGGGTCGCGACGTCGATGATGGCGTCGGGGAATTCCTGCGAGGCGGCCACCAGACCGTCGGCCATGACCAGCCGGCCTTCGGCGTCGGTGTTGAGCACCTCGACGGTCTTGCCGCCGAAGATGGTCAGCACGTCGGAGGGGCGGATGGCCGTGCCGGAGGGCATGTTCTCAGCGATGCACAGCCACCCGGTGACGTTGACCGGCAGGCCCAGGCCGGCCACGGCCAGGACGGTGTTGAGCACGGCGGCCGCCCCGGCCATGTCGCACTTCATGGTGATCATGCCGGCACCGGGCTTAATGGAGATGCCGCCTGAGTCAAAGGTGATGCCCTTGCCCACCAGGGCCAGGTCGGCCACGGCCTTGTCGGACTTGTATTCCAGCTTCACCATGCGCGGCGGGCGCGAGGAACCCTGGCCCACGCCCATGATGCCGCCGTAGCCGTCCTTCAGCAGGCGCTTTTCGTCCATGACCGTCACCTTCACGGGAAGGCCCTTGGCCAGGTCCTTGGCCGCCTCGGCAAACGTCGCCGGGTACAGCCGGCTCGGGGGCTCGTTGACCAGCGTGCGCGTGGCGTTGACGGCCTTGGCGACGACGGCGGCCCGGTCCAGGGCCGCCGCCAGCGCCGGATCCTTGGCGAGGGAGGAGAAAATCGTCACCTTGGACACCGCCTCCTTCGCCGCGTCCTTGCCGGAGTGCAGGCTGGCATACCGGTACGCGCCCAGCGCGGCGCCCTCGGCGAGGGCTGAAACCTGGTCCACCGCCGTCGTCGGCAGGGCCAGGACCACGTGCTTGAGGCCGGCCAGCTGGCGGACGGCGGAACCGGCGGCCCGGCGCAGGGATTCCTCGGTGATCTCCGTCCCGGACAGCTTGCCGACACCGGCGAGCACCAGCACCTTCGCGCCGGAGTCCGGCAGGCCCGGCAGGCGCACCAACTGGTCGGCCGCACCGCTGACGCCCAAGGCGTCCAGCGACGCCTTCAGCGAGGCGACGGCGGACGCCGAAAGGGGGGAGTCAAGGATGACGGGTCCGTCGTCGCCCTTGCCGACGCCAATGACAAGTGCATCCGCGGAGACCTTTTTGAGGTCGGAACTGATGACATTGAAGCTGATGGTGTTGCTCGCACTCACGTTGTATGTGTCCTCACGGTAGTGGTGGGATGAATGGGTGGCACTACCCACCGATCGTAGTCTCTTTGGATGTCCGGGTCTCTTTGAGGCGCGGCCGCCAAGTTCGGCGCGACCGGAAAAATTCCGCCTCCCCGGCTGCGGTACCGTATGTACGTCGAACGCTGAGCCGCCTTCCGGGAAAGCTGCCACCCGCAGGCGGCCGGACGCGATGCGCGCCGCCGGGATGATTCCGGGCACCGGCGGTGTTGTGCTGGTGAGAGACATAAGTTGGTGAGGAAGACTATGAACAACATTGCGTACACGCCCTTTCAAGACCCCGAGTCCCTGTATGCCCTTAATGAGGCACTGCTGGAGGGCGAGGACCTGCGCGGGCTGAACCTGCTGATGTCCTTCACTGGATTTTCCGACGCCGGGCACGTCATCCATCAGATCGCCGGCGAGCTCATCGACCACTTGGCGGCCGAGCCTGTGGCCATCTTCGACGTGGACCAGCTGATCGACTACCGCTCCCGCCGGCCCCGCATGACGTTCACCGAGGACCACCTCAGCGACTATCAGGCGCCGTCGCTGGTGCTGTACCGGATGGTCGACGCTCTGGGCAAGCCCTTCCTGTTCCTCAATGGCAGCGAGCCGGACCTGCAATGGGAGCGGTTCACCTCGGCCGTGCTGGGCCTGGTCCGGCGACTGGACGTGAACCTGACCGCATGGGTGCACTCGGTGCCCATGCCGGTGCCGCACACCCGGCCCATTGGCGCCACGGTGCACGGCAACCGCCCCGAACTCATTGAGGGCATCTCGGCGTGGAAGACCACCCTGGACATTCCCTCCGCCATCGGCCACCTGCTCGAATACCGGCTGGCTGCAGAAGGGCGCAACGTGGTGGGCTATGCCATCCACGTCCCGCACTACCTGGCCGACGCCGAGTACCCGCCGGCCGCCGTCGCCGGGCTGGAATACCTCGGCGCGGCCGCATCGCTGATGCTGCCCAGCGAGCGGCTCCGCGAGGCCGGACGCGCCGTGGAACGCCAGATCACCGAACAGGTCGAGGCGTCTGCCGAGGTGCAGGCCGTGGTGCGCAACCTCGAGAAACAATATGACGAGCACAGCGAAGGCACGGAGCGCAGGTCCCTGCTGGCCGGGGACAACGACGAGCTGCCGGACGCGGACGAGCTCGGGGCTGCCGTCGAGGCCTACCTGGCCAGCCGGGACGGCCCATCCGGCGCGGGATCGTCTTCCGGCGTCACCGGCGACGGTGATTCCGGCAACATCTAGGCCCTGACGGGCGAGGATGGGGCACCCCGGCAGCCCGCCGGGCATAGGCTTTCGGTGTGGACAGTAAACGGGCATGGGCCATCTGGGGAACCGGCGTATTCGCCTACCTCGTCGCAGTGACGCAACGCACCTCGTTTGGCGTGGCGGGATTGGAAGCGACAAACCGTTTCCACGCATCAGCGTCCGCCCTCTCCGCGTTTACCGTCATCCAACTGCTGGTCTACGCGGTGTTGCAGATTCCCGTGGGCGTCCTGGTGGACAGGTTCGGTCCCCGGCTGATGATCGCCGCCGGAGCCGCCGTGATGACCATTGGGCAGCTCCAGCTGGCCGCGGCGACCTCCGTGCCCGCAGGAGTTGTCGGACGTGTCTTTGTGGGCGCCGGCGACGCCATGACGTTCATTTCGGTCATCCGGCTGATCCCGGCATGGTTCCCGGCACGGCGGGTTCCCCTGCTGACCCAGCTCACCGGACAGCTCGGGCAGTTCGGCCAGCTGATCTCCATAGCCCCGTTCGCCATCGTGCTGCACGTCTGGGGCTGGAGCCCTGCGTTCCTGGGCTTGTCCGCCTTGGGCATGCTGGCCTGCGTGCTGGCGTCCATGTTGCTGCGCAACGCCCCCGAATCCGCCGGCCCTGTGGTGCAGCCGGGCATGAGGGAAACCGCCGCCGACCTGGCCAGGGCCTGGCAGCAGCCGGGGACGCAGCTGGGCATGTGGAGCCACTTCGCCACACAGTTCGCCGGCAACGTGTTCGTCATGACCTGGGGGTACCCGTTCCTGGTTTCCGGCCAGGGCCTGGACCCGGCAGAGGCCAGCGTGGTGCTGAGCCTGTTCGTGGTGGTCGGCATCATCTGCGGGCCGCTGCTGGGCGGATGGGTGGGCCGGCACCCGTTGCGCCGCTCCACCATGGTGTTGGCGGTGACGTTCACCATTACCGCGGCATGGCTCGCCGTGATCCTATACCCCGGACAGGCGCCGTTGTGGCTGCTGGTCCTGCTGGTGCTGGCGCTGGCCCTGGGTGGCCCCGCCTCGATGATCGGCTTTGACTTTGCCCGCACCTTCAACCCCTCGCACCGCATCGGCACTGCCTCCGGCATAGTGAATGTTGGCGGCTTCTTCGCCGCCCTGGTCACCATGTACGTGGTGGGCCTGATCCTGGACCTGCTGAACAACAACGGCTTTTCCCACGGCAACCTCTACTCGCTGGACTCTTTTCGCATCGCCCTGTCCTTCCAGTTCATTGTGCTGGCCGTGGGCGCCGTGGCTGTCATCCGCGTGCGCGGCAAGGTCCGGCGCCGCATGGCCCTGGCCGGCGAAAACGTGCCGCCGCTGCGGCAGGCCCTGGCCGATAACCGCCGGCGCCGCGCACAGTACCGTGCAGAAGTCCGCGCCGGGCGGCAGGCGGGGCAGCGGCCGGATCAGGCCGGACCCGGCCCGGGGCACGGGCAGGACAGCGACTAACGGTAAATAGGTGGCCACGGGCCACCCGTTATCCACAGATCAGGCGGCTTTCGCGGTTGCCCCTGTTCCCAGGCCCTTCCTTTGGCCAGCCTTGAGGCATGAGCAAACAAGAGAAGATCAAAGTCAGCGCCGGCGAGGACCTGCTCGCCTTCATCCCGCACATTGTCGGGTACTGGCCGGAAAACAGCGTGGTGTGCATCGGCATGCGGGGCAAGGCGTTGCGCGCCACCATGCGCCTGGACCTGCCGACAGACGGTTCCGGCGACCTGAACCACTTTGCCGATGTCGCCGCCTGCCAGCTTGGAAGCGACGAGCAGGCCGATGGCTCCCTCGTGGCCATCTTCGGCGGCCCGGACTGGACCGATCCGGACGATTTCCCCTGCCAGGACGTCTTCGATGCCCTGCTGGACGCGCTCACCCGGGAGGGTCTGCCGGTTCGCGATGCCTGGTACGTGGGCCGCGATCATTGGCGGTGCATCTACTGCGTCAACCCGGCCTGCTGCCCGTGGCCAGGGTACAGCAACAGCAAGATCACCGGCAGCTTTGTCAGCGCCGAACTGGTCTACCGGGGCAGCACGGTCGAAGAGAGCCCCAGGGAACGGGTTCCGTCGATGACGGCCGTGGAGGACCCGGAACGGGCGGCGAAGGTGGAGCGGACGGCTGAGCCTGTCCTGGGCATCCTCGGCGTGCACGGGACGGCGGAAAACCAACTCGTCGTGACTCTGGGCGCGTGGGAGCGCACCCTGGCGCACTGGCCGGAGCGGCCCGACGTCACCATGTGCGGATACCTCCTGGCCAGCCTGGGCAACACCGCCGTGCGCGACGCCGTCCTGGTTTCCTTCGCCACGACGCCTGAAACGTCGCTGGCTGGCGTGCTGGGCACCGGGTTCCTGCAGCCGGACCTGCCCGAGCCGGCCGTGCCGCGCAACTGGTATGGGGCCAGCAGCGCCGCGGGCCATGACATCGAGATCCTGGACGAGTCCGACGCCGGGATCGCAGCGGCCGCGGAGCTCTTCAGCGACGTCCTGCTGGGTGGCAGTGTCGGTGACCGGCGTCGGGCGCCGTCGCCCAACTGGGCGCGCATGGACGTGGCGGAGGAGCTTTTGTTGTACCTGGTGCGGTCAGTGGACGGAGAGGGCAAGGCGCCGCTGCTCTGCCTGCTGGGTTGGATTCAGTGGTGCCGGGGGAGGGGCACCTGGGCCGGTGCGTATTTCCTGGAATCCCAAAAATTCAGCCCGGGGTACAAGCTGGCGCAGCTGCTGGACCGGCTCCTGCAGGTAGGATTCGTTGCCGCCTGGGCAAAGGACCAGCAGACTGCCTGGCCCGGCTACCGGCGGCAGGTGGAGGCAGCCTGAACCGTGCCGGACCGGGGGGAAAACATGAGACAATGATTGCCTAGACCCGGTTGGGTCCGTGTTTTGCGCTGGATTTCGTGCTGGCGGTTCTTTCGAATAAACCTTGTGTGTGGCGGTGGGAACAATGCCGCCGTTCCGGGAGTTATACGTACTGACCCTCCAAGTATGAAGTGATGCGTAAAGGCAGCGCGGACTTGACAGGGTCATAGTGGTGTTGCCCGCAGGTAACTCCACAGAC
This genomic stretch from Arthrobacter dokdonellae harbors:
- a CDS encoding leucyl aminopeptidase, with amino-acid sequence MSASNTISFNVISSDLKKVSADALVIGVGKGDDGPVILDSPLSASAVASLKASLDALGVSGAADQLVRLPGLPDSGAKVLVLAGVGKLSGTEITEESLRRAAGSAVRQLAGLKHVVLALPTTAVDQVSALAEGAALGAYRYASLHSGKDAAKEAVSKVTIFSSLAKDPALAAALDRAAVVAKAVNATRTLVNEPPSRLYPATFAEAAKDLAKGLPVKVTVMDEKRLLKDGYGGIMGVGQGSSRPPRMVKLEYKSDKAVADLALVGKGITFDSGGISIKPGAGMITMKCDMAGAAAVLNTVLAVAGLGLPVNVTGWLCIAENMPSGTAIRPSDVLTIFGGKTVEVLNTDAEGRLVMADGLVAASQEFPDAIIDVATLTGAQVVALGHRTAGVMGDDGVSAALKAAADRAGELVWPMPLPEELRPTLDSPVADLANIGERMGGMMTAAVFLQEFIGKDRNGTTIPWAHLDIAGPAFNEGSPYGYTPKQGTGMAVRTLVAYVEDVVARSV
- a CDS encoding proteasome assembly chaperone family protein — translated: MNNIAYTPFQDPESLYALNEALLEGEDLRGLNLLMSFTGFSDAGHVIHQIAGELIDHLAAEPVAIFDVDQLIDYRSRRPRMTFTEDHLSDYQAPSLVLYRMVDALGKPFLFLNGSEPDLQWERFTSAVLGLVRRLDVNLTAWVHSVPMPVPHTRPIGATVHGNRPELIEGISAWKTTLDIPSAIGHLLEYRLAAEGRNVVGYAIHVPHYLADAEYPPAAVAGLEYLGAAASLMLPSERLREAGRAVERQITEQVEASAEVQAVVRNLEKQYDEHSEGTERRSLLAGDNDELPDADELGAAVEAYLASRDGPSGAGSSSGVTGDGDSGNI
- a CDS encoding MFS transporter, with product MDSKRAWAIWGTGVFAYLVAVTQRTSFGVAGLEATNRFHASASALSAFTVIQLLVYAVLQIPVGVLVDRFGPRLMIAAGAAVMTIGQLQLAAATSVPAGVVGRVFVGAGDAMTFISVIRLIPAWFPARRVPLLTQLTGQLGQFGQLISIAPFAIVLHVWGWSPAFLGLSALGMLACVLASMLLRNAPESAGPVVQPGMRETAADLARAWQQPGTQLGMWSHFATQFAGNVFVMTWGYPFLVSGQGLDPAEASVVLSLFVVVGIICGPLLGGWVGRHPLRRSTMVLAVTFTITAAWLAVILYPGQAPLWLLVLLVLALALGGPASMIGFDFARTFNPSHRIGTASGIVNVGGFFAALVTMYVVGLILDLLNNNGFSHGNLYSLDSFRIALSFQFIVLAVGAVAVIRVRGKVRRRMALAGENVPPLRQALADNRRRRAQYRAEVRAGRQAGQRPDQAGPGPGHGQDSD
- a CDS encoding DUF4192 domain-containing protein, with the translated sequence MSKQEKIKVSAGEDLLAFIPHIVGYWPENSVVCIGMRGKALRATMRLDLPTDGSGDLNHFADVAACQLGSDEQADGSLVAIFGGPDWTDPDDFPCQDVFDALLDALTREGLPVRDAWYVGRDHWRCIYCVNPACCPWPGYSNSKITGSFVSAELVYRGSTVEESPRERVPSMTAVEDPERAAKVERTAEPVLGILGVHGTAENQLVVTLGAWERTLAHWPERPDVTMCGYLLASLGNTAVRDAVLVSFATTPETSLAGVLGTGFLQPDLPEPAVPRNWYGASSAAGHDIEILDESDAGIAAAAELFSDVLLGGSVGDRRRAPSPNWARMDVAEELLLYLVRSVDGEGKAPLLCLLGWIQWCRGRGTWAGAYFLESQKFSPGYKLAQLLDRLLQVGFVAAWAKDQQTAWPGYRRQVEAA